One stretch of Actinacidiphila sp. DG2A-62 DNA includes these proteins:
- a CDS encoding cell wall protein has protein sequence MNRDSERAPRAGLDRRRFLTTAALGGATIVGASALGGLDADAAFAAPMASLDPAIASSAFAEGRITGIRGSVLEVAGSYGDHHLIQMTNATSVWKLRPTTAAEISIGDGLYARGVDMPDGTIAADAVWVNIVNLYCTIRGIAKDRLHLTHGDHDHAVVGRIVPDTTTASYQGGALTRDLSRVRIGQAAQVLGAWRPEDDSVDIARVTVGH, from the coding sequence ATGAACCGCGACAGCGAACGCGCACCCCGCGCCGGCCTCGACCGGCGGCGCTTCCTGACCACCGCGGCCCTGGGCGGCGCGACCATCGTGGGCGCCTCCGCGCTCGGCGGCCTCGACGCGGACGCCGCCTTCGCCGCGCCGATGGCGTCCCTCGACCCGGCGATCGCCTCGTCCGCCTTCGCCGAGGGCCGGATCACCGGGATCAGGGGCAGCGTGCTGGAGGTGGCCGGCTCCTACGGCGACCACCACCTGATCCAGATGACCAACGCCACCAGCGTGTGGAAGCTGCGCCCCACCACCGCGGCGGAGATCAGCATCGGCGACGGCCTGTACGCGCGCGGCGTGGACATGCCCGACGGCACCATCGCGGCCGACGCGGTCTGGGTGAACATCGTGAACCTCTACTGCACGATCAGAGGCATCGCCAAGGACCGGCTGCACCTGACCCACGGCGACCACGACCACGCGGTGGTCGGCCGGATCGTGCCGGACACCACCACCGCCTCGTACCAGGGCGGCGCGCTGACCCGGGACCTGTCGCGGGTGCGCATCGGCCAGGCCGCGCAGGTCCTGGGCGCCTGGCGGCCCGAGGACGACTCGGTGGACATCGCCCGTGTCACCGTCGGGCACTGA
- a CDS encoding Lrp/AsnC family transcriptional regulator codes for MSVDALDARILRLLLQQPRTSVREYARILGVARGTLQARLDRLERDGVIAQAGPRVSPAALDHPVLAFVRIEVTQGHLDDVGTALADVPEIIEAYSITGGGDLLTRVVARDNAHLEDVIQRLIRLPGVVRTRTEIALRERVPHRVLPLVESVGRGAAAARRDGG; via the coding sequence ATGTCCGTCGACGCGCTGGACGCCCGCATCCTGCGGCTGCTGCTCCAGCAGCCGCGTACCAGCGTCCGCGAGTACGCGCGCATCCTGGGCGTGGCCCGCGGGACCCTGCAGGCGCGGCTCGACCGGCTGGAGCGGGACGGCGTGATCGCGCAGGCCGGGCCGAGGGTGTCGCCCGCCGCGCTGGACCACCCGGTGCTGGCGTTCGTGCGGATCGAGGTCACGCAGGGGCACCTGGACGACGTCGGCACCGCGCTCGCGGACGTGCCGGAGATCATCGAGGCGTACTCCATCACCGGCGGCGGCGACCTGCTCACCCGGGTGGTGGCGCGCGACAACGCGCATCTGGAGGACGTCATCCAGCGGCTGATCCGGCTGCCGGGCGTGGTCCGCACCCGCACCGAGATCGCGCTGCGCGAGCGGGTGCCGCACCGGGTGCTTCCGCTGGTGGAGTCCGTCGGCCGCGGCGCCGCGGCGGCACGCCGCGACGGCGGCTGA
- a CDS encoding FUSC family protein, which translates to MERRTWTWAARAARAVAAPDPGRLRLRSAARAVLGISAAVAAVLLAGLPLPAACGGGLAALLAFFTVADATVRRQAVTTALLPAAGVPVLAAASALHPWPAARDAAFVAVVMGGVYARRWGPRGNALGVFAFMMFFVAQFLHAAPGDLPELLAAVGIGLGAAATVRFGLWCHERGAPPPAAALLPAAVPAVAGRGPRRPTTRQAVQAATAAAAALGLGEAVSGDRWYWAVAASWWIFVNTASRGETLVRGFRRVLGTATGVAAGFALAAPLHGAAVPSAVLVAACVFGIFYSAPVSYSWMTFFVTVMAGTLYGLLGVLRPALLALRLEETLVGAGTAALAVLLVLPVTTHAATDAWVRCALHAVRDVAARTARHLDGAAATAGTAGSAVSPATAGAVGTARTAGPADAVGPGGEAPARTPDGDLGVPRAGGVPGAATDPGGVGAAADLAGRAAELDAVLGRVRISLGPLLHPLNPHRARRARALRVLALLDDCAREARGLARTAADPRAGHDARLLAACRRVEHAVLRLLDPDSAPAAPRQDTASASAPGPRTASAASAPAPSGHPHAERALAHLHGLESALRALAAPLRPQESAAPAA; encoded by the coding sequence GTGGAGCGGAGGACCTGGACGTGGGCGGCGCGGGCCGCGCGGGCGGTCGCGGCCCCGGACCCGGGCCGGCTGCGGCTGCGCTCGGCCGCCCGCGCGGTGCTCGGCATCTCCGCCGCGGTCGCGGCGGTGCTGCTCGCCGGGCTGCCGCTGCCGGCGGCGTGCGGCGGCGGACTCGCGGCCCTGCTCGCGTTCTTCACCGTGGCCGACGCGACGGTACGGCGGCAGGCGGTCACCACCGCGCTGCTGCCCGCCGCCGGGGTGCCCGTGCTGGCGGCGGCGAGCGCGCTGCACCCGTGGCCGGCGGCCCGCGACGCGGCCTTCGTCGCGGTGGTCATGGGCGGGGTGTACGCCCGCCGCTGGGGACCGCGCGGCAACGCGCTGGGCGTCTTCGCGTTCATGATGTTCTTCGTCGCGCAGTTCCTGCACGCCGCGCCCGGCGACCTCCCCGAACTCCTCGCCGCGGTCGGCATCGGCCTCGGCGCCGCCGCGACCGTCCGGTTCGGCCTGTGGTGCCACGAGCGCGGCGCACCGCCCCCGGCAGCCGCGCTGCTGCCCGCCGCCGTCCCCGCCGTCGCCGGACGCGGCCCGCGCCGTCCCACCACCCGGCAGGCCGTCCAGGCCGCGACCGCCGCCGCGGCGGCCCTCGGGCTCGGCGAGGCGGTCTCCGGCGACCGCTGGTACTGGGCGGTCGCCGCCTCCTGGTGGATCTTCGTCAACACCGCGTCCCGCGGCGAGACCCTCGTCCGCGGGTTCCGCCGGGTGCTCGGCACCGCCACGGGCGTCGCCGCCGGCTTCGCGCTCGCCGCGCCGCTGCACGGCGCCGCCGTGCCGTCGGCCGTCCTCGTCGCCGCCTGCGTCTTCGGGATCTTCTACAGCGCGCCGGTCTCGTACAGCTGGATGACCTTCTTCGTCACGGTCATGGCCGGGACGCTCTACGGGCTGCTCGGCGTGCTGCGGCCCGCGCTGCTGGCGCTGCGGCTGGAGGAGACGCTGGTGGGCGCGGGCACGGCGGCCCTGGCCGTCCTGCTGGTGCTGCCGGTCACCACGCACGCCGCCACCGACGCGTGGGTGCGCTGCGCGCTGCACGCCGTACGGGACGTCGCGGCACGGACCGCGCGGCACCTGGACGGCGCGGCCGCCACGGCGGGGACGGCAGGCTCGGCGGTGTCGCCAGCCACGGCGGGCGCAGTGGGCACGGCGCGAACGGCGGGCCCGGCGGACGCCGTGGGTCCGGGCGGCGAGGCACCCGCGCGGACCCCCGACGGCGATCTCGGCGTCCCCCGTGCGGGTGGCGTCCCAGGCGCCGCCACGGACCCGGGCGGCGTCGGCGCCGCCGCCGACCTGGCGGGCCGCGCCGCCGAACTCGACGCCGTGCTCGGCCGGGTGCGGATCTCGCTGGGCCCGCTGCTGCACCCGCTCAATCCCCATCGCGCGCGCCGCGCCCGCGCCCTGCGGGTGCTCGCGCTGCTGGACGACTGCGCCCGCGAGGCGCGGGGCCTCGCCCGGACCGCGGCCGACCCGCGGGCCGGGCACGACGCCCGCCTGCTCGCCGCCTGCCGCCGGGTCGAGCACGCGGTGCTGCGCCTGCTCGACCCGGACAGCGCGCCCGCCGCACCGCGGCAGGACACCGCCTCCGCCTCCGCGCCCGGGCCGCGGACCGCGTCCGCCGCGTCCGCGCCCGCGCCGTCCGGGCACCCGCACGCCGAGCGCGCCCTCGCGCACCTGCACGGCCTGGAGTCGGCCCTGCGCGCCCTCGCCGCGCCGCTGCGCCCGCAGGAGTCCGCCGCGCCGGCCGCGTGA
- a CDS encoding lactonase family protein — MAGHVYIGSFTSAGGRGLTTAALDPDTGALSALGHTAAVPNPSFLALSADRRVLYAVSETEPEGAAAAFSLADPAAPALLGAPVPVRGGAPTHLAVHQGHLLTANYAAPGSVSVLALDGDGGLGAVRSVLEHEGDGPDRERQEGPHAHAVLPDPSGRWAVSVDLGTDSVRVCELDAASGELEIERELGLRSGIGPRHLTFHPGGAHAYVMNELDSVVTVCRFDAQKGSLRPLAEVRVLPPDADGENYPSELVISPDGRFAWAANRGHNSIAVLGLDRSGERLELLETVPCGGDWPRHLTLDPTGARLYAANERSGDVTWFDVDPGTGIPKQTGALALPAVSCVVFG, encoded by the coding sequence GTGGCCGGGCACGTTTACATCGGGTCGTTCACGTCTGCGGGGGGCCGGGGCCTGACCACGGCCGCCCTCGACCCGGACACGGGAGCGCTCAGCGCGCTCGGGCACACGGCCGCGGTGCCGAACCCGTCCTTCCTCGCGCTCTCCGCGGACCGGCGGGTCCTCTACGCGGTCAGCGAGACCGAACCCGAGGGCGCCGCCGCCGCGTTCAGCCTGGCCGACCCCGCCGCGCCCGCCCTGCTCGGCGCGCCCGTGCCGGTGCGCGGCGGAGCGCCCACCCACCTGGCCGTCCACCAGGGCCACCTGCTCACCGCCAACTACGCCGCGCCCGGCAGCGTCAGCGTGCTCGCCCTGGACGGCGACGGCGGCCTGGGCGCGGTGCGCTCGGTGCTGGAGCACGAGGGCGACGGCCCGGACAGGGAGCGGCAGGAGGGCCCGCACGCCCACGCCGTGCTGCCCGATCCCAGCGGCCGCTGGGCGGTCAGTGTGGACCTCGGCACCGACTCGGTCCGGGTCTGCGAACTCGACGCCGCCAGCGGCGAGTTGGAGATCGAACGGGAGCTGGGCCTGCGCTCGGGGATCGGCCCGCGGCACCTGACCTTCCACCCCGGCGGCGCCCACGCCTATGTGATGAACGAGCTGGACTCGGTGGTCACCGTCTGCCGGTTCGACGCGCAGAAGGGCAGCCTGCGCCCGCTCGCCGAGGTCCGGGTGCTGCCCCCGGACGCCGACGGCGAGAACTACCCGTCGGAACTGGTGATCTCGCCCGACGGGCGCTTCGCCTGGGCCGCCAACCGCGGCCACAACAGCATCGCGGTGCTGGGCCTGGACCGCAGCGGCGAGCGGCTGGAACTCCTGGAGACCGTCCCCTGCGGCGGCGACTGGCCCCGCCACCTCACCCTCGACCCGACCGGCGCCCGCCTCTACGCCGCCAACGAGCGCTCCGGCGACGTCACCTGGTTCGACGTCGACCCCGGCACGGGCATCCCGAAGCAGACCGGCGCCCTCGCGCTGCCCGCCGTCTCCTGCGTGGTCTTCGGCTGA
- a CDS encoding sirohydrochlorin chelatase has translation MSNATGPAAGLPVRSPRPRQTGRHRRPEALSAPEGAPVLVLAVPGTPTAAALSLAEEVVSLARAELSGLDPRVAFVDGDDAEFPGLRGVLDQVAAERPGEETSAVVVPLLAGPEASVLRRVRQAIGDSKAQVELTDVLGPHPLLAEALHVRLSEAGLARADRARLFTVATAADGIILATVGGEEAAQAAGVTGLLLAARLAVPVLAAALDEDGAIARAAEQLRSSGSTTLALAPCLIGPEIAPQLLHEAAAEAGCSGADALGPYPAVGKLVVTQYAGAVGIVPAGAGQAGPQE, from the coding sequence ATGAGCAACGCCACAGGGCCCGCCGCCGGCCTCCCCGTACGAAGCCCGCGCCCGCGCCAGACCGGACGCCACCGCCGCCCCGAGGCGCTGTCCGCCCCGGAGGGAGCGCCGGTGCTGGTGCTCGCCGTCCCGGGCACTCCCACCGCCGCGGCGCTGAGCCTGGCCGAGGAGGTCGTCAGCCTGGCGCGCGCCGAACTGTCCGGCCTGGACCCGCGGGTGGCCTTCGTCGACGGTGACGACGCGGAGTTCCCGGGCCTGCGCGGCGTGCTCGACCAGGTCGCCGCCGAGCGCCCGGGCGAGGAGACCTCCGCGGTCGTGGTGCCGCTGCTGGCGGGCCCCGAGGCGTCGGTGCTGCGCCGGGTCCGGCAGGCGATCGGGGACTCCAAGGCGCAGGTGGAGCTGACCGACGTGCTCGGCCCGCACCCGCTGCTCGCCGAGGCGCTGCACGTGCGGCTGTCGGAGGCGGGGCTGGCCCGCGCCGACCGGGCCCGGCTGTTCACGGTGGCGACCGCGGCCGACGGCATCATCCTGGCCACGGTCGGCGGCGAGGAGGCCGCGCAGGCGGCCGGCGTGACCGGGCTGCTGCTGGCCGCCCGGCTGGCGGTGCCGGTGCTGGCGGCGGCGCTGGACGAGGACGGCGCGATCGCGCGGGCGGCCGAGCAGCTGCGCTCCTCCGGCTCGACCACGCTCGCGCTGGCGCCGTGCCTGATCGGGCCGGAGATCGCCCCGCAACTGCTGCACGAGGCCGCCGCCGAGGCCGGCTGCTCGGGCGCGGACGCGCTGGGCCCCTACCCGGCGGTGGGCAAGCTGGTGGTCACGCAGTACGCGGGGGCGGTCGGCATCGTCCCGGCCGGCGCGGGCCAGGCCGGGCCCCAGGAGTAG
- a CDS encoding N-acetylglucosamine kinase has product MGEGLGGHGDTGGGSGGPDGAHRAGGWVLGVDSGGSGVRVALARGDGSAVAAPAACARPAVTGGRGIDADSLLGLVLPLARGLMAAAGAGRIDAACVGAAGMATLGADLRARLPQALDEALGVRELALAGDVVTAYAGALGLRPGAVVAAGTGMIALGTSGPGDGWRRADGWGHLLGDAGGGAWIGREGLDAAMRAHDGRAGGSPALLERLRERFGPPEGLPGQLYPRQDRPAVLASFAPDVAACATADPVAADILGRAAGHIVEAAAAVLPRKAPAAGEPVEVALAGGLFRTGEPLLAPLRARAAAVLPGARLRLADGDPLDGAVRIASALWRGALTLPADPALLSVVHRPDRPDDHG; this is encoded by the coding sequence GTGGGCGAGGGTCTCGGCGGCCACGGCGACACCGGCGGCGGGAGCGGCGGCCCGGACGGCGCGCACCGCGCCGGCGGCTGGGTGCTCGGCGTGGACTCGGGCGGCTCCGGCGTACGGGTCGCCCTGGCCCGCGGCGACGGCTCGGCCGTCGCCGCGCCGGCCGCCTGCGCGCGCCCCGCGGTGACCGGCGGGCGCGGCATCGACGCCGACAGCCTGCTCGGCCTGGTGTTGCCGCTCGCCCGGGGGCTGATGGCGGCGGCCGGCGCCGGGCGGATCGACGCGGCGTGCGTGGGCGCGGCCGGGATGGCCACGCTCGGCGCGGACCTGCGCGCCCGGCTGCCGCAGGCGCTCGACGAGGCGCTCGGGGTGCGCGAACTGGCCCTGGCGGGCGATGTGGTGACGGCGTACGCCGGCGCGCTGGGCCTGCGGCCCGGAGCGGTGGTCGCCGCCGGCACCGGCATGATCGCCCTGGGCACCTCGGGCCCCGGCGACGGCTGGCGGCGCGCGGACGGCTGGGGTCATCTGCTGGGCGACGCGGGCGGCGGCGCGTGGATCGGCCGGGAGGGCTTGGACGCGGCGATGCGCGCGCACGACGGGCGGGCCGGCGGCTCCCCCGCGCTGCTGGAGCGGCTGCGGGAGCGGTTCGGGCCGCCGGAGGGTCTGCCGGGGCAGCTGTATCCGCGGCAGGACCGGCCCGCGGTGCTGGCGTCGTTCGCGCCGGACGTGGCGGCCTGCGCGACCGCGGACCCGGTGGCGGCGGACATCCTGGGCCGCGCCGCCGGGCACATCGTGGAGGCCGCCGCGGCGGTGCTGCCGCGGAAGGCGCCGGCGGCCGGGGAACCGGTGGAGGTCGCGCTCGCCGGCGGCCTGTTCAGGACGGGCGAGCCGCTGCTCGCGCCGCTGCGCGCGCGGGCGGCCGCGGTGCTGCCGGGCGCGCGGCTGCGCCTGGCGGACGGCGACCCGCTGGACGGCGCGGTGCGCATCGCCTCGGCGCTGTGGCGCGGGGCGCTGACGCTGCCCGCCGACCCGGCGCTGCTGTCGGTCGTGCACCGGCCAGACAGGCCCGATGACCACGGGTGA
- a CDS encoding phospholipid scramblase-related protein produces the protein MTTHSNTPAGWYADPQGTPNLLRYWDGTQWTEHTNPGQVPQQPKEGGGSAWELNVSGAPDPSKVQRQVQQQAGVAPAGQGGGSLFTEPVLVVNQKAKLIELVNEYSVFDQNGRTLGSVVEVGQSTAKKVLRFVSSVDQFLTHKLEVRDAQGVPQLVLTRPAKFIKSKVQVHRANGEPLGEIVQQNAFGKIKFGFMYNGQQIGTIKAENWRAWNFAIVDHTETEIARITKTWEGLAKTMFTTADNYVLQIHRPLADPLLSMVVASALTVDTALKQDSRGLG, from the coding sequence GTGACCACGCATTCCAACACCCCGGCCGGCTGGTACGCCGACCCGCAGGGCACTCCGAACCTGCTCAGGTACTGGGACGGCACCCAGTGGACCGAGCACACCAACCCCGGCCAGGTTCCGCAGCAGCCCAAGGAGGGCGGCGGCAGCGCCTGGGAGTTGAACGTCAGCGGCGCCCCGGACCCGTCGAAGGTCCAGCGCCAGGTGCAGCAGCAGGCCGGCGTGGCGCCGGCGGGCCAGGGCGGCGGCTCGCTGTTCACCGAGCCCGTGCTGGTGGTGAACCAGAAGGCCAAGCTGATCGAGCTGGTCAACGAGTACAGCGTGTTCGACCAGAACGGCCGGACGCTGGGCTCGGTGGTGGAGGTCGGCCAGTCCACGGCGAAGAAGGTGCTGCGGTTCGTCTCCAGCGTGGACCAGTTCCTCACCCACAAGCTGGAGGTCCGGGACGCCCAGGGCGTGCCGCAGCTGGTGCTGACCCGGCCGGCCAAGTTCATCAAGTCCAAGGTGCAGGTGCACCGCGCCAACGGCGAGCCGCTCGGCGAGATCGTGCAGCAGAACGCCTTCGGCAAGATCAAGTTCGGCTTCATGTACAACGGCCAGCAGATCGGCACGATCAAGGCCGAGAACTGGCGGGCCTGGAACTTCGCGATCGTCGACCACACCGAGACCGAGATCGCCCGCATCACCAAGACGTGGGAGGGCCTGGCGAAGACCATGTTCACCACGGCCGACAACTACGTGCTGCAGATCCACCGGCCGCTCGCCGACCCGCTGCTGAGCATGGTCGTGGCCTCGGCGCTGACCGTGGACACCGCGCTCAAGCAGGACTCGCGCGGGCTCGGCTGA
- a CDS encoding uracil-DNA glycosylase has translation MTARPLHEIVEAGWAKALEPVAGRIAAMGDFLRAEIAAGRTYLPAGPNVLRAFQQPFDDVRVLIVGQDPYPTPGHAVGLSFSVAPDVRPLPGSLENIYRELCQDLGVPRPSNGDLTPWTAQGVLLLNRALTTAPRRPAAHRGKGWEEVTEQAIRALAARGRPLVSILWGRDARNLRPLLGHLPAIESAHPSPMSADRGFFGSRPFSRANDLLERQGGQPVDWRLP, from the coding sequence GTGACAGCACGACCCTTGCACGAGATCGTCGAGGCCGGCTGGGCCAAGGCCCTGGAGCCCGTGGCGGGCCGGATCGCGGCCATGGGGGACTTCCTCCGCGCCGAGATCGCCGCGGGCCGCACGTACCTCCCCGCGGGACCGAACGTCCTGCGCGCCTTCCAGCAGCCCTTCGACGACGTACGGGTGCTGATCGTCGGCCAGGACCCGTATCCGACGCCCGGGCACGCGGTGGGGCTGAGCTTCTCGGTGGCGCCAGACGTCCGCCCGCTGCCGGGCAGCCTGGAGAACATCTACCGCGAGCTGTGCCAGGACCTCGGCGTCCCGCGGCCGTCCAACGGCGACCTCACGCCGTGGACCGCCCAGGGCGTGCTGCTGCTCAACAGGGCGCTGACCACCGCGCCGCGGCGGCCCGCCGCCCACCGCGGCAAGGGCTGGGAAGAGGTCACCGAGCAGGCCATCAGGGCGCTGGCGGCGCGCGGCCGTCCGCTGGTGTCGATCCTGTGGGGGCGCGACGCCCGCAATCTGCGGCCGCTGCTGGGCCATCTGCCCGCCATCGAGTCCGCGCACCCGTCGCCGATGTCGGCGGACCGCGGGTTCTTCGGCTCGCGGCCCTTCAGCCGGGCCAACGACCTGCTGGAGCGGCAGGGCGGGCAGCCGGTGGACTGGCGGCTCCCCTGA
- a CDS encoding TetR/AcrR family transcriptional regulator, translating into MSPRSASVNEEMRRRSRERLLQATVELVEERGYAATTLADITERAGSARGLVSYYFSGKRALLQSAVHRLMHLELADALAAEPPTEDGQELLARAVDSVLGLTQRHTTLMRTHMASILQEEGFIQCPEQQRLAWLLRDTVARYGAADPDEEYRLLRALLMGATVALLLPGAPMPLARLRAELFQRYKLPWSAGAPPAGSRSTTCRPRSERALGGVRGPARAPEGAVAGPGAGPVGGPVGVVDMAGIARCPGRRRPGPVLASAARLLSQ; encoded by the coding sequence ATGTCGCCTCGGAGCGCTTCGGTCAATGAAGAAATGCGGCGGCGGTCCCGCGAGCGCCTGCTGCAGGCCACCGTGGAGCTGGTGGAGGAGCGCGGCTACGCGGCCACGACCTTGGCGGACATCACCGAGCGGGCGGGCTCCGCGCGCGGTCTGGTGTCGTACTACTTCTCCGGGAAAAGGGCGCTGCTGCAGTCCGCCGTGCACCGGCTGATGCACCTGGAGCTGGCGGACGCGCTGGCCGCGGAGCCGCCCACCGAGGACGGCCAGGAACTGCTCGCGCGGGCCGTCGACTCCGTCCTCGGGCTCACCCAGCGGCACACGACGCTGATGCGCACCCACATGGCCTCGATCCTCCAGGAGGAGGGCTTCATCCAGTGCCCCGAGCAGCAGCGGCTGGCCTGGCTGCTGCGGGACACCGTGGCCCGCTACGGCGCGGCGGACCCGGACGAGGAGTACCGGCTGCTGCGGGCGTTGCTGATGGGCGCCACGGTGGCGCTGCTGCTGCCGGGCGCGCCGATGCCGCTGGCCCGGCTGCGCGCCGAGCTGTTCCAGCGCTACAAGCTGCCGTGGTCGGCGGGCGCGCCGCCGGCCGGGTCGAGGAGTACGACCTGTCGGCCGAGGTCTGAGCGCGCCCTCGGCGGCGTGCGCGGGCCGGCGCGGGCGCCGGAGGGCGCGGTCGCGGGACCGGGCGCGGGACCGGTCGGTGGACCGGTCGGGGTGGTCGACATGGCCGGAATCGCGCGCTGCCCCGGCCGGCGGCGGCCGGGGCCCGTACTCGCGTCCGCGGCACGGCTGTTGAGCCAGTAG
- a CDS encoding M56 family metallopeptidase: MTVAFVLLVLGALAAATAPRLLSRAQWPEREPVLALWVWQCVVAAVLLCCLLAMALAGSAAWAAVRGNVFAFAPSGVVEAYGLSDHGHWAGWLAVLLALGGVWTAAMLTREVRAARTRRRQRRREVFARAPRLPGESVPPGERLVVLEDARSDAWWLSGAAPRLVVTTAALRRLKGRQLDAVLAHEQGHARARHDLLLHCAGALAAAFPQVPVFAAFRDQVHHLVELAADDTASRRFGRLTTALALVELNEERGVFGPSPAPPGAVPGRVHRLLDPAPRLPLGRRVRMTAYALLLPAVPLLIAFGPGLHALT, translated from the coding sequence ATGACGGTCGCGTTCGTGCTGCTGGTCCTCGGCGCACTTGCGGCGGCGACGGCGCCGCGTCTGCTCTCCCGCGCGCAGTGGCCGGAGCGCGAGCCGGTGCTGGCCCTGTGGGTGTGGCAGTGCGTGGTCGCCGCGGTGCTGCTGTGCTGCCTGCTGGCCATGGCGCTCGCCGGCTCGGCCGCGTGGGCGGCGGTGCGCGGGAACGTCTTCGCCTTCGCCCCGAGCGGCGTGGTGGAGGCGTACGGACTGTCGGACCACGGCCACTGGGCCGGCTGGCTGGCGGTGCTGCTCGCGCTCGGCGGCGTGTGGACCGCGGCGATGCTCACCCGCGAGGTGCGCGCGGCCAGGACCCGGCGCAGACAGCGCAGACGCGAGGTCTTCGCGCGGGCGCCGCGGCTGCCGGGCGAGTCGGTGCCGCCGGGCGAGCGCCTGGTGGTCCTGGAGGACGCGCGTTCGGACGCGTGGTGGCTGTCGGGCGCGGCACCGCGGCTCGTCGTCACCACCGCGGCGCTGCGCCGACTCAAGGGGCGCCAGCTGGACGCGGTGCTCGCACACGAGCAGGGCCACGCGCGGGCCCGGCACGACCTGCTGCTGCACTGCGCGGGCGCGCTGGCCGCCGCCTTCCCGCAGGTGCCGGTGTTCGCGGCCTTCCGCGACCAGGTCCACCACCTGGTGGAGCTGGCGGCGGACGACACCGCCTCGCGCCGGTTCGGCCGGCTCACCACCGCCCTGGCGCTGGTGGAGCTGAACGAGGAGCGCGGGGTGTTCGGCCCCTCGCCCGCGCCGCCGGGCGCGGTCCCTGGCCGGGTGCACCGGCTGCTCGACCCCGCGCCGCGGCTGCCGCTGGGCCGCCGGGTCCGGATGACCGCCTACGCGCTGCTGCTGCCCGCGGTGCCGCTGCTGATCGCCTTCGGGCCGGGGCTGCACGCGTTGACCTGA